GAATAAATTAAGAAGAGGTTAATTATGGATACAAATACAAACAATGAATTAGTTAAACTTTTCCAAAGCAAATTAAATGAAGCTATGTTATTTTACCTTGAATCATGCACAAGATGCGGAGTTTGTATAGAAGCTTGCCATGTTTACGCTTCAACTGGACAAACAAAACATATAGCTGCTTACAGACAGGAAATCGTTCGTAAAATTTATAGAAACTATTTTAAAGTGCTTGGCAAAGTCTTGCCGTCTTTTGAAGAATCAAAAGAACTTTGTAAATCAGCTCTTGATGAATTGAATGAAGCTGCTTATAGTTGCACAGGTTGCAGGAGATGTATGGTTTATTGCCCTTTTGGAATTGATACTCAGATGATTGTTTCAATTGCAAAACTCCTTTTAGTTGGCGCTAATATGGAGCCAGAAATTTTAACTCTTCTTGCTGATACCTCAGTTGAAAAAGGAAAATCATTAGAATTTTTTAAAGAAGGTTTTCTTCAAGGAATTAAAAATCTTGAAAATAAAGTAATTGATATGTGGAAAACAGAAGCTGGAGAAGTTGCAATACCTGTAGATGTTGAAGGCGCTAATCTTCTTTATGTTGCCCTTGCCGGCGCCCATTCGATTATTCCAGCTGCTGCTATCTTTAATGCCGCAAAAGAAAAATGGACTTTAAGCTTTTTTGAAGCAGTTAATTTTGGCGCTTTTGTTGGAGACCCTATAAAAACAAAACTTATTTTAGACAGAATTGTAAATGAAGCATTACGCCTTAAAGTTAAAGAAGTATGTATTTGCGAATGTGGAACTGCTTTTAGGGTTATGAAGCAAATGGCTGCAAAACATCCATTTAAAGTTACTTCAATAACAGAAGTTCATGCAAGATATATTAAAGAAGGCAAAATTAAGCTGAATAAATCAAAATATAATAGCAGTATTACCTATCATGATCCATGTCAAATAGCCAGAAACGGTGGCGTAATGACTGAACCAAGGTATATCATACA
The nucleotide sequence above comes from Desulfobacterales bacterium. Encoded proteins:
- a CDS encoding (Fe-S)-binding protein, which codes for MDTNTNNELVKLFQSKLNEAMLFYLESCTRCGVCIEACHVYASTGQTKHIAAYRQEIVRKIYRNYFKVLGKVLPSFEESKELCKSALDELNEAAYSCTGCRRCMVYCPFGIDTQMIVSIAKLLLVGANMEPEILTLLADTSVEKGKSLEFFKEGFLQGIKNLENKVIDMWKTEAGEVAIPVDVEGANLLYVALAGAHSIIPAAAIFNAAKEKWTLSFFEAVNFGAFVGDPIKTKLILDRIVNEALRLKVKEVCICECGTAFRVMKQMAAKHPFKVTSITEVHARYIKEGKIKLNKSKYNSSITYHDPCQIARNGGVMTEPRYIIHNFTNKFIEMSKEPQYNWCCGGGGGLVALGEETLDFRMKSSSVKADQIRKTGAKILVTACENCHTQLSNLNEHYNLGVEVNFLSSMVANALTKYQF